The following DNA comes from Sorex araneus isolate mSorAra2 chromosome 5, mSorAra2.pri, whole genome shotgun sequence.
tactctctctcactttctctccctccttccccttcctaaaatcctccaaataaatctGTTCACTGCTCCACTGCTTCTctaactcctgaaattcttttgggCAAGGAAAGACAAGGACTTGGAAGCCCTGGGTGAGGCCTAGGACTTTGCTCTCCTACAAAGGGCTAATCCcctctccagcctgagtccgtggctcccagAGAAACTGGGCCCCTCAGGGGCTCGGCATCAAGTGCAAGTATAATCTGCTGCTTATGACCCCCAGCACTACAAGTGTGTACAGACACAACCAAAGATGCCTGGCGAGCAGCACAACTGAGTGTGCATGACTCTGGGTCACCCAGACAACAAAGGGAAGCTACAGAGGGAGGAAAAATCAGATACAGTGGGTACTTAGAAGAATTTGAGGGGCTAAGGGATCTCTCACACCAAAGATGAGAAAGAAATTGTGCCTGTTTATTTTGTGGTGCTGGCACTGAGGCCGTGGGAGGCCCTGCTGCTGAAATCCGTGCCTGCTtcaggggagcaggaggggaacCTAAGGGAACCCACCTGTCTTAGCTGAGATTCATCCCGAAGCTGCCTCCTGGCTTCATTGTACATTTCATCCAGCCCCTGTCGAGAATGTTTGTATGTTTGAAGCTCAGTTTCTACATCTACTTTAGCaacctagggggaaaaaaaatacaatttttaactCTATCAAAATTCTGAATGCAAAAATCCAAAAAGTAGCAATTTTTGACATAAGACAGTCTGTATACAATCAGTCTCTACTTACCTCTAGTTGCTGCTGTGTTTTCATTATAATCAATTTGTTTTCACTTCGTAACTGATGATTTTCTTCCTGCAGTTTAATGATGTTATTCTTCGCTATTGCTAACTAGAATTAAGAAACAGAAgtaagatgagattttttttttcctctttggatcatacccagtgatgcacaggggttactcctggctcatacactcaggaattactcctggtggtgctcgggggatcatatgggatgctgggaatcgaacccgggtcggccgcgtgtaaggcaaacgccctacccgctgtgctattgctccattccctgGTCAGATGAGATTTTAGTTATTTATACTTGCTTTAACAGGTTATATCCAGGGCAATAATATCAACATGCCTCTTGCatgtaaacttttatttatttatttatttattctgctttttgggtcatatccagcgatgaacagggtggctttgcactcaggaattattcctggctgtggtcagaggacaatatgggatgctgggaattgacctgggtcggccacatacaaggcaaacgccctacccgctgtgctattgctccagcccctatcactgtcatcccgctgctcatctatttgctcaagcgggcaccagtaacgtctccatcatgagacttgttactgtttttggcatatcgaatatgccacaggtagcttgccaggttctgccgtgggggcgagatactcttggtagcttgccaggctctctggaggACCAGGCCCTATAaccttttattttagaaacatgCTCCTAATTATAGTAAAATGccaaataagtaaattatattatttctgcCATCCATTTCCTTGTGATAGTTGAACCAaactggctctatactcagggatcactgctggcagagtttgggggaccacagaggggtgccaggattgaatccgggttggttgcatgtaaggcaagtgccttacccactgtactatctttccagctccagaAGCTATAATTTAATAAGAATTTCTTACTaagggcctaagagatagtacagaggttaagacacatgtcttacatgaggctgattttggttcaatctccaacagtcccagcaccactgggaccatgagcactgttgggtgtggtcccaaaccaaaacaaaacaaaaatcccttcCCTGGCTAACTGGGACAGAAAGCTCAATGTTACAGAGTGCCGCTCAGATCCAGCATATGTTCTGGAGCTTCTAGGGCTacacccactagtgctcagggggccaaactTGGGGCACTGCAAATGCCAGGGGCATACACTGCCCCAGACCCCtaaactctctctctgtccaaGGATTTGTAGTAGTAAGTGATCTCACTGCTTAAATCCTAGgtcatacataatttttttattgagaattACAGATTAACAACAGAAGAATTTGCATGGGTTTAGTTTGGGGAACTCATTTTCTAGAGTGTCTCAAACACCTAGAGTCACCTGAGAACCTACCTAAGAATTTGCCTAAGTCACATCCATGTGACATCTCACACTTTACATcactaatataccaagagtatcccaccacatttggtggggtttaaagtagaaggcaactaatcatAGGGGGAAATACATttattcagatatatatataagcacacaaggctcagtctttaacatgttactaatctcttatagaagggcttaatagctcctgggtgaaacaatcttcacacactttcctttaagaaacctttttttggattatttttagcaaattattcataacaagcaatgcaaaataaattattttggttctgctttgggggcagggtttggggttcgggatgaaaacatccaaaatataatggtgggaaggtgtaatggtggtgggattggtgttcgaatatcaaatgtaatcaaatattatgaactactttataaaaataaattttttaaaaaataaaaaagaatttgccTAAGTATATGTTGCTTCCCTAGAGATTGTAATCACCAATTGTAACGCTATTATTATAAATATCCCACAATGTgatgaaaacatatatatacttaatacATTCAtacataaaatgggaaaaaaatcacaaacagtGCTTGAGAAACAGTGAGAGATGGCATCACGTTGATACCTCTTCAATCAGCTTAGTGTTGGACTTTTCCAGGGAGTCAACTCTTGAATGGAGACTGCTCACTGTGCTGctgaaattcagaaagaaaaactcATTCAAAATTTATGCAAATGCAAAAGCAAGGAACACTGTACTATCTTAGACTCCTTATGATGTTTGACGTACTCCAACAACACTCTGAATTTCTGAACTGTGGGTAATTTCATTAAGTTAGATGACAATATGGCTAGAAAACCATTAAATACTATCTCAAAAGAATCtatcctttttgtttatttttattttggggccacgcccagtgatgttcaggggttactcttggctctgtgctcaggaattactcctggtagggcttgaggGCCAAACAAGAACCAAgcaggatgccaggattgaacctgagttagtcatgtgcaggacaagtgccatacctgctgtactatctctccagcccctctatcctTATTTTTAGGAATAAATATCTGTACTAAAATTACATTTGATGGTACTCACTTTTtgtcactgtgattttttttttttttttttttttttgctttttgggtcacacccagcgatgctcaggggttactcctggctttgcactcaggaattactcctggcagtgcttgggggaccatatgggatgccggggatcgaacccgggtcggccgcgtgcaaggcaaacgccctacccgctgtgctatcgctccggccctcactgtgatatttttaatatttcatttaaaatatctaagaatGGAAATTCCATACAGATTCtaaatattgttaaaaataaattgtattgatttctttttggtttgggagtacacccctggtgctcagagctcactcctggcagtagttAGGGGATCCTATTGTAGTACAGAGAACTGAAACTGGGTTCAGcaggctgagtgcaaagcaagcaattttaacccctgtactacctctctagcctgGGGAAAAGAATTTTGAACTATCAAATTCTTAAAACCTACCCTACCTAGCCTTTTTTCTCAAGGTATAGTATAAGTCTGAAGTGGTTACTAGTTTTGTTTGTGTGCtcggggatccatatgggatgtcggagatcaagcccaggtctaTCAAAATTTACACGAACTCAAATGGGTttgccatgtacaaagcaagtgacttacctaCTGTGCTAAATCTCCAACACCAGGACTCTGaaagttttggttttgagccatacaTGACAGTACTActaaggggctactcccagctcagtgcttaggaGAGATGTGAGGCTGGGTATCTTAGTATCCGTGATACTTACTTCAGCTGTCTATTTAATTCTTCAACATAATTCTTCTGGTCCAGTATGGCAGCAATTTGAACATTCCtagagagaggaaaaaacacCTTTGGGCTAGTTGGAAAGACATTTCTtggataaaataaattctaaatcgCCTTAAAAACTGTTGTAAAACCATGATAGTAAAACACTATCttacctttaaaatataattcaaaattcTCTATAATCATAGAATAGTAAGGTACTACCTAATCACTATGACCTTTGTTAAATAAACTACTTGCTAATATTCAACAATGCCATTTACacattgaaatttttgtttgttttttgaggccatacctagcagtgctcagggactctatctcaggaaccactcctagcattgcctggggaaccatatgtcatGCTAGGATTAAACCAGTCAGGAGTCtaatatatgcaaggcaagtgccttatcccctatgctatctttgttgtttttggtttggggtccacaaccagcaatgctcacgtgtccatatggggtgccagggatcaaacccaggtcggcaaggcaaacaccctacccactgcactatctctttgtgccatttcctgtactatctcccagggTTATTTATCTgactactatactatctcccagAGATATTTATCCAAGTAGTAAATATATCCCTACATATTTTCTATCTAAACACAATTAGATCTTGAAATAAGCCTGCTTATGCAAGTCtatgaaaaataatctttcatTCCTTTTGTCATAAACACAGTTAACTATTAAAATGAGTCTCAGGGGTGATCTGTTTAGGACCCTCACCCTCCCTTCCCAAAGGGTGCTTTGCACATCACTTTCTTAATATACACTGAGCTTGCtcgcaaaaaaaaataaatcaaatgggTATCAGAAGTTTTAGAagtttgtactttattttatttatttatttatttatttattgcttgcttgcttgcttgctttttgggtcatacacagcaatgcacaggggttactcctggttcatgcactcaggaattactcctggcggtgctcggaggaccatatgggatgctggaaatcgaacccgggtcagccgagtgcaggcaaacaccctatccgctatgctatcactccagccccaagaagtttGTACTTTATACTAAAAACTCCtcctatatgattttttttccctcctataTGATTTTTACAAGGCTTGTCAACTGAAGTAAAAACACAGAAattacaaaaaaaggaaacaaaaccgaCCTTGTAAACCAAGTGATATCAAATTTGTAAATAAAACTACATAAAAAACATAtgtgaaataatttatgaaaatcaTACCTTTCTTTATTTCCAATATCTTCTTCATTCTTTAAGTACATGGAAAAATCAATCACTCCAACCTGAAGTTAACAAAGATATTTTTTACTTACGGGGGAAATGTGTTAGAAATACCTATGTTACGAGTTCAACCTTTATTCTTAAGCTTTCTTTACTGCTAATAGCAATCTTTATAACTTAAAACTAGCTGAATCAAAGAGCAGAACAAACTGAGAACATGCACTTGGTACTAGTCACTGTTACTTACTTGTGAGTCTAAATCTTCACCCTTTACACACAGGTTAGCGTCTATCACATTCAGGCCGACCAGCAGTCCAACAATTACTGCTCCTTCTTCTTCCATCATTAGTGCATGATACTCATAGAACtcactgtgaaaataaaaataataaaagctttaTACCACAAATCTGTTTCAGAGACTCGATTTAAAATATCTTGGTACCTTATTATAAAGATGAAGTCAATATGTTATCATCAAATTAGTTTTTCTGTATGTAACTTTataaattttgtcatttaaatgcatatactgaaaattttaaagaaagactgaaggaaaggaagaaaagaagaattttgaacaaggaaataaagatgcagagaatcaaaagATAAAGAGGCATTACTGAGGCCTAGAATGTGTGACTTGTGTTAGTACTTAGTAACAGTTCTCTATccaattttagtattttttatagTAGTTACTGTCACTAACTTTATagtagttaaatttttattttttattttttactttttaaattttttattagagaatcactgtgatgtacagttacaaacttatgaacttttatgtttgcatttcactcatatagtgatcatttacccatccctccaccagtgcccactcacctccaccaatgatcccagtatccctctcaccacccccaccccatcccccaccaccccaccctgcctctgcagcagggcattcccttttgttctctctccttttgggtgttgtagtttagtTAACTTTTTAATTCTACAACTTATTTAGAACTTTGAGATCATGACTAAGTTGTGGAAATAATATATGAAACATTTTGAAGCCAAGGTTGCAATTAATGCATTTGATTTATGTACTATAAATGTTGATAATAATCGGGTTGAAGCAATAgaaaagcgggtagggcatttgccttgcactcagctgacctgggttcaatcccctgcatcctatatggttccccaatcaccaccaggagtaattcccgagtgtaaaacaaggagtaacccctgagcattgccaggggtagccccaaaacagaacaaaagaaagtaaaaatgttaAAAGTACAAGGAGCTgcagagtacagcagatagggtgcctGCCCTGCACAGGGTCGACccaagttctgtccccagcatcccatatggtcccctgagcatcaccaagagtaattcctgagtgcagagccaagagtaaccccgaacatcactaggtgtggcccaaacaacaccATTATTAACCCCCTACAAAGGTAGTCATCAAGATACTTCATTAATCATCAgggtcaggaagatagctcagagggctagagcacaggctatcacttgtaatcacttgtcatcccgttgatctttgatttgctcaagcaggctccagtaatgtccccatttacATGTTTAAAGCACAGGCTTTACATGAGGAAAAGTACAgtacagtacagaggttaagatatctgtcttgcatgtgcctATGGTCACAACAatggttcaaatctcagcactacatgtggttctCCAGTACTAGCAGGTGGCCCCGGAGCCCGCTGAATGTAGGATGCTCCCTATCCCCCTGCAtccaaagatttttttcacaAGTCTTTGTtttcctgtgatgctcaggattgaacccaagttaatAATCATCAAGGTACTTTATTtgtaggggctgaagtgatagcacagcaggctgcGCGTGTCTTGTAAGCAggtgatccaggtttaatccctgggcACCCTATATGAGCCCCCGGGCACAACCCAGAGTAATTcccatgcacagagccaggagaaagccctgagcatctccaggtgtgaccccaaaataaaacaaagcaaaacaaaaataaaaaacaaaccaaaaaaaaccccaaaatacaaACCCACCACCAACACTATTCTgcttcacaaattaaaaaattcaaaaattcaaaagtGATCACAATTCAGTACAAAGAGTAGTCTCAAACattcaaagttttaaaagataCCCTGGGCttagaagatagctcaaagggcttagTGCACACACCTTGCATGTGGGAAAACCAAGTTCAATCCTACCACTGGTAAAAGCTTCTCCGAACACCACAAGCACACACCAGAAgtagtacctgagcactgctggtttgaCCCAAattcccaagaggaaaaaaaaaaggaacccctTAAAGGCGACACATTTACAAACTTTTATTCATAGAATTAAATGTACTTAGAAAAACCTAAAACTTGTAAAACTGTGATTCAGTGAtagtgattccccaagcactgagctagatggagccctgagcacaacaaggTATGGCCCAAGAATTCTCCATGGTAttaattttccccctttctttctctttgttgtttATTGTGGCAATGAGTTCGGGAGgatgggaggggaagagggaaggggcgggagggaggcaaTGGCACTTGACAGGGAAGGTACAGTGCTCCGGCTGTGCTTGCTGAATGCTGGGTTATAGTGTTCACACATTTCAGTCATGGCACTTGCAGGCGGTCATATGCTTGTGTTGCAGTGTTTGTACACCCCTGATAGCTCTGCTCCAGACATTCAACACTTTGGGCGCTGGGGGTCTGACACAGCATAACTGTTATATGTACAACAACACATGTGGGTGGCACCAGAAGCAAATTCATGGCCTtatacttgcaaggcaggttTCTCTAGTCACTGAGCCAAGGTATTCATTTTTAGGTTAGTCTCCACCCAGATTATGTCCCCATCataatattctttcattttggttttccatttattttatgccataattttgtcttttatatgtatatgtatatatatatatgcagacatatatatatatattcttttgtaaTATATGTCCAACACTTTAAGGAAGACTGGgtataaacaaaagagaaaataaacacgATTTATGGTACTAACCTCAAGAGATCTCTTTGAATAATTAAGCAACGTAGGTAAtcagccatttttttttgcatgagggCTAATCGAAGCCATGCTCTTGCACGACCCAGTGGggtcctaaaaaacaaaaca
Coding sequences within:
- the RUFY2 gene encoding RUN and FYVE domain-containing protein 2 isoform X3, with the translated sequence MATKDPTAVERANLLNMAKLSIKGLIESALSFGRTLDSDYPPLQQFFVVMEHCLKHGLKVRKSFLSYNKTIWGPLELVEKLYPEAEEIGASVRDLPGLKTPLGRARAWLRLALMQKKMADYLRCLIIQRDLLSEFYEYHALMMEEEGAVIVGLLVGLNVIDANLCVKGEDLDSQVGVIDFSMYLKNEEDIGNKERNVQIAAILDQKNYVEELNRQLNSTVSSLHSRVDSLEKSNTKLIEELAIAKNNIIKLQEENHQLRSENKLIIMKTQQQLEVAKVDVETELQTYKHSRQGLDEMYNEARRQLRDESQLRQDVENELAVQVSMKQEIELAMKLLEKDIHEKQDTLIGLRQQLEEVKAINIEMYQKLQSSEDGLKEKNEIIARLEEKTNKITAAMRQLEQSSSLSFTQS